Proteins encoded within one genomic window of Dromaius novaehollandiae isolate bDroNov1 chromosome 7, bDroNov1.hap1, whole genome shotgun sequence:
- the LOC135328930 gene encoding sodium channel protein type 1 subunit alpha-like encodes MEQSVLVPPGPDSFQYFTRESLAAIEQRIAAEKAKNPKQDRKDDDENGPKPNSDLEAGKTLPFIYGDIPPGMVSEPLEDMDPYYINKKTFIVLNKGKAIFRFSATSALYILTPFNPLRKIAIKILVHSYPFSVVVQNVVLKN; translated from the exons ATGGAGCAGTCAGTGCTTGTACCACCAGGACCAGACAGCTTCCAGTACTTCACTAGAGAGTCTCTTGCAGCTATTGAGCAGCGCATTGCTGCAGAAAAAGCTAAGAACCCTAAACAAGATCGTAAAGACGACGATGAAAATGGGCCAAAGCCAAACAGTGACTTGGAGGCCGGAAAAACACTTCCGTTCATTTACGGCGACATACCTCCAGGAATGGTGTCTGAGCCCTTGGAGGACATGGACCCATATTATATCAATAAAAAA accTTTATAGTATTGAATAAAGGGAAGGCAATCTTCCGATTCAGTGCCACTTCTGCCCTGTACATTTTAACTCCTTTCAATCCTCTTAGAAAAATAGCTATTAAAATTTTGGTACATTCATATCCTTTCTCAGTGGTTGTTCAAAATGTTGttcttaaaaattaa